The Methanomicrobia archaeon genome contains the following window.
TGCATGGCTGAGGGCATTACCGATCACGTTTGGACATGGGAGGAATTATTGATGTTCAAAGTGAGTCATGAAAGTTAGGACATCACCGAATCGGAAGGAATATCGTGATTATAAACAATAACCCAGCTTTCTCCATTATCGCAATTAACGATTGCTGCATTCGTAAAGTGTTCTGGTGGTGTGTATATTCCTAATTCTGGATCTTGGTTTGAAAAATCTTCCCAAGAATCTTTGTCTTTAATGCCTAAAAAAGAATAATAAGTCGAATTTCCACTAACGATTTTAATATCTTTTTGTATCATATTATCTCCGACAAATAACGATGAATAACAATAAAATGTGATGATGAGGATACTGGTGCAGATTATAAAAATGAATACTAACTTAGTCTTATTTTTCATTCTTACCACCGACTTTAAAAAGTTGAATTAAATCTTTCGCAAATGCACCTATTATAACGGACGATATACTGACTATCGCTAAAAATATTCCTGGGTACAATTCATATAATCTAGAAATGCTTATCCTCACAAAATACACCAAAATAGCTATAAAAATTTGTAACTATTAGATATTTGTAAGATTTTATATAATTTACAAGTACATTTTTGGTATATTTTAGCTCCACAGAGCGTACCATTCCCTCATAACCCTTACGTACTATTTTTAACATATCGCCAGAAAGATCAGCTTTTAATGCAGTCTTACATTTAATATTGTTGATTCTAAAATAACCAAGAATAGTCTCTTTTAAAAAATCCTGATATTTCTCATTTATTTTTGTGCGAGTTAATTCGTTATATCCAGCAGCGAAACCTAAAAGTGCAAGTTCAACAGAATTATCATCTTCGGTTTTTGCATAAAGATAATAGTGATTGTAATCGCGTGTTATAATCATCCATTGTATCTCGTTGTCTGTTATGTTCTTTTTAATTTTGGATAAATTTAGAAAGCTAAACATTTCTCCAATCAATCGAGTTACTTCAGCAATTGATGAATCCAATTGAATCTGAGTCACGTCCTCTTCTTCAATATTTTCTGTGCTCACAAAGGATGAAAGCATATTATACGAAAAATTAGAAACAAGGACTCCTAAAGCAAATCCAAAGAAGGTAGTAAACAATAACTCACTAAAAGGCCGTCCAAATTGTATAGTCGCTTCCATAGAGAGGACAAGGGGTGTCAAAAATGCCGGAGTAACCCCTATTTGTCTATTTTTATATATGTGCCCCACTACAATAGAAATAAAGGATGCAATGTTGAGTATTACGATGATTCCGAGTGCAATCGCTTCAAAGAAGTTGGAGCCTAATTTGGCCGAGAGAATTTTGAACGCCCAAAAAGCAATCACCGTGGACAACAACAGGAAAGGGATAATCTGGATTAATCTCCGCCAAATTCTATCAAACAAAGATTCAGGCCCCCCTAAGGTCTCTGGTTTCTCCGTCATTATGCTCTTTTTTTAGATTGAGGCAGTAGAAACTACCTTTTTACTTAACTATTTCCTTTAAAAATAAAAGTTGCTTTTTAAAAAGATTGATAGTGATTTTTGTGCTAAAAAATCCTTCAACCAGTACAATTTCAAAGTGTGCACAAGAGTAGAAGAAATAGCGTTGTAAAAAAGTCTATTTTCAAAGTTTGTAGAGAAGACAATCCACCATACCGAAGCTAAGTCGAAAAAAAAAGGAAGGGGGATTAATGAAGCGTGTTGAGAATCGCCTCTTCCTTATTTCTCTTCATCCTTCACATCATAATCCACGTCTACGTAATCGCCTTCTTCCTTCTTCTCCCCGGTTCCGGCTTCTGCTGCTGTCTTGCCCGCTGCAGCTTCAGCCTCTGCCGCCTGCTTCGCCGCCTCCTGGTAGACCACCGCAGAAACCTCATGCAGCGCTTTCGTCAATTCGTCCGTGTCCGATTTGATCTTTGCCATGTCCGTCCCTTTTAACGATTCTTTCAACGCGTCCTTCGCGCGCTCTACCTTATCCCTCTGATCTTGCGCGATCTTATCGCCCAGCTCTTCGATAGTCTTCTCCGAGGTGTAAACGAGCGAATCAGCCTGATTCCGGAGCTCGATCTCCTCTTTACGCTTTGTATCCTCTTCACTGTACCGCTCCGCCTCTTTCACCATCTGGTCGATCTCATCCTTCGGCAGTTTCGTTGACGCAGTGATTCTGATCGAGGCTTCCTTGCCCGTTCCTAAATCCTTTGCCGTGACGTTCAAAATCCCGTTTGCATTGATGTCGAACGTCACTTCGATCTGTGGAATGCCACGCGGTGCTGGTGGAATGCCATCCAAATGGAACCGTCCCAACGAGGTGTTGTCCACTGCCATTGGGCGCTCACCCTGCGTGATATGTATCTCCACGCTGGTTTGGCTGTCCGCTGCGGTGGAGAATATCTGCGACCTTTTCGTGGGTATCGTGGTGTTCCGTTCGATCAGCGGCGTTGCCACACCGCCTAAGGTCTCTACACTGAGTGTAAGAGGAGTGACATCGAGTAAGACGATCTCTTCCTTCACCTGACCGCCGAGGATGCCAGCCTGTATCGCCGCGCCGAGCGCCACGGACTGCATCGGGTCAACGCCGCCTTCTGCCTTCTTGCCCAGTATTCGCTCGAACCGCTCTCTCACAATCGGCATTCGTGTCGGGCCGCCGATGAGTATTATCTTGTCGATATCGCCGGGCGAGAGCTTGGCATCTTTCAGTGCGCTCCGTATAGGCGGCTCCAGCCTTCTCAAGGTCGGTTCAGCCAATTCCTCTAATTTCGCGCGCGTGAGCGTCTCTTCAAAGTGCTTCGGCTCACCGTTCGAGACGGCAATAAACGGGAGGTTAATGCTGGTCGATACGGACGATGAGAGCTCTATCTTTGCGCGTTCCGCCTCATCCCGTAATCGCTGCATCGCCGTGAGGTCGTTCCTCAAATCTATCCCTTCCTTCCCTTTAAACCGCTCGACAAGCCAGTTTATGACGGCTGCGTCCATATCGGTGCCGCCCAGCTGTGTATCGCCATTGGTGGAGAGCACTTCAAAGACTCCCTCGCCAATATCCATGATCGTCACATCAAACGTGCCGCCGCCAAAGTCGAGCACGGCAACTTTGTACTCGTCTGCCTTGCCAAGCCCGTAGGCCATTGCCGCCGCCGTTGGTTCGTTTATTATCCGCTCCACCGTGAAGCCCGCAATCTCGCCGGCGTCCTTCGTCGCCTGCCGCTGATTGTCATCGAAATACGCCGGTACGGTAATAACAGCCGCGTCGACCTTCTCGCCTAAATATGCCTCTGTATCCGTTTTTATCTTCTGTAGCACCATTGCGGAAATCTCTTGCGGGGTGAACTCCCTGTTTATCGACTTCACAGGGATCTTCTCCGAGGTCCCCATCTTTCGTTTTGCTTCTCTTACCGTGCCTTCCGGGTTAACCACCGCCTGTCGCTTCGCTGCTACACCTACCAGCCGCTGACCATCCTTGGTGAACGCAACCACTGACGGAAACATCTTACCGCCGTATGCGCTGCCCTCTGCACTTGGTATTATCTTTGCATCGCCGCTTTCGTCAACAAAAGCCGCTTCCGAGTTCGTCGTTCCGAGATCAATGCCAATTATCCTTACCATTTTATCTAGTCCTCTATCTATTTCCATCCCTTATGTCAAATTCAAAGATGCGCTCTCCATGTGAGAGTGTGTGTAAAAAAATAAAAAAAAGGAGAGAAAAAAGAAAAAAATTGCTTAGTATTCTCCCATTCCAGGATAGCCGCCACCTGGAGGCATACCACCGCCGCCTGCTGGCATACTCGCCCTACTCGAGGCAATGACATCGTCTATCCGCAGAATCATCGTTGCAGATTCCGTTCCCGAGCTGATAGCCTGTGTCTTTACCCGTAACGGCTCGATAACACCTGCCTTGAGCATGTCGGTGGGTTCGCCCTTGAACACGTCTAAACCCGCATTCTTCTGGCCCTTTTCGTGCGCAGACCGAAGCGCCACGAGCATGTCAATGGGGTCCAAGCCGGCATTCTCGGCAAGAGCCCGTGGAATGACCTCAATAGCATCAGCAAAAGCCTGTATCGCCAACTGCTCACGGCCGCCGACGCTTGCGGCATAATCTCGCAGCTTGAGCGCCAATTCGATCTCCGCAGCGCCACCGCCAGCTACGTACTTACCATCCTCTAATGCAACAGCCACCACTTTCAATGCGTCATGCATTCCGCGCTCCAGCTCATCCACAACGTGGTCTGTTCCACCTCGTAGCAGAATGGACACGGCTTTTGGATTCTGACAATCCTCGACGAAGATCATCTCTTCACCGCCGATCTTACGTTCCTCAACCAGTCCCGCTTTACCGAGATCCTGAGCTGCAATCTCCTCCATGCTCGTCTGGATCTTACCGCCGGTCGCACTTGCCAACTTCTTCATGTCGCTCTCTTTCACTCGTCTCACGGCAAATACGCCTTTTTTCGAGAGATAGTGCTGTGCCAAGTCGTCGATCCCCTTCTGGCAGAAGAGCACGTTTGCACCGCTCGATGTCACCTTCTCGACCATCTCCTTCAGCATCTTCTCCTCTTCTTCGAGGAAGGCTTTCAGCTGTTCCGGTGCGGTAATCTCTATCTTCGCATCTACCTCGGTCTTCTCAATCTCTAAAGCAGAGTTTATGAGTGCTATCTTCGCATTCTTCACGGTCTTCGGCATGCCGGGGTGCACACGCTCCTTATCCAGCACCATTCCCATGATCAACGTGGTATCTTCCGTGCTGCCGCCCATCTTCTTCTCTAACTTGATATGGTCAATATCTATATTCTCCACGCCCTTCTCCGCGATCATTTTCACGGCGTCTACTGCGAGATCCGTCAACATCTCTCGTGCAGTCCCTGCGCCTTTGCCGGTCATTGA
Protein-coding sequences here:
- the dnaK gene encoding molecular chaperone DnaK yields the protein MVRIIGIDLGTTNSEAAFVDESGDAKIIPSAEGSAYGGKMFPSVVAFTKDGQRLVGVAAKRQAVVNPEGTVREAKRKMGTSEKIPVKSINREFTPQEISAMVLQKIKTDTEAYLGEKVDAAVITVPAYFDDNQRQATKDAGEIAGFTVERIINEPTAAAMAYGLGKADEYKVAVLDFGGGTFDVTIMDIGEGVFEVLSTNGDTQLGGTDMDAAVINWLVERFKGKEGIDLRNDLTAMQRLRDEAERAKIELSSSVSTSINLPFIAVSNGEPKHFEETLTRAKLEELAEPTLRRLEPPIRSALKDAKLSPGDIDKIILIGGPTRMPIVRERFERILGKKAEGGVDPMQSVALGAAIQAGILGGQVKEEIVLLDVTPLTLSVETLGGVATPLIERNTTIPTKRSQIFSTAADSQTSVEIHITQGERPMAVDNTSLGRFHLDGIPPAPRGIPQIEVTFDINANGILNVTAKDLGTGKEASIRITASTKLPKDEIDQMVKEAERYSEEDTKRKEEIELRNQADSLVYTSEKTIEELGDKIAQDQRDKVERAKDALKESLKGTDMAKIKSDTDELTKALHEVSAVVYQEAAKQAAEAEAAAGKTAAEAGTGEKKEEGDYVDVDYDVKDEEK
- a CDS encoding TCP-1/cpn60 chaperonin family protein, with amino-acid sequence MAQLGGTPILVLREGSERTRGRDAQSRNIMAAKTIANAVKSTLGPKGMDKMLVDSMGDVVITNDGATILKEMDIEHPAAKMMVEIAKTQDEEVGDGTTSAVILAGELLKRAEDLLEQEVHPTLIAAGYRLAAEKAYEILDGIAKTVKPTDSQTLKKIAITSMTGKGAGTAREMLTDLAVDAVKMIAEKGVENIDIDHIKLEKKMGGSTEDTTLIMGMVLDKERVHPGMPKTVKNAKIALINSALEIEKTEVDAKIEITAPEQLKAFLEEEEKMLKEMVEKVTSSGANVLFCQKGIDDLAQHYLSKKGVFAVRRVKESDMKKLASATGGKIQTSMEEIAAQDLGKAGLVEERKIGGEEMIFVEDCQNPKAVSILLRGGTDHVVDELERGMHDALKVVAVALEDGKYVAGGGAAEIELALKLRDYAASVGGREQLAIQAFADAIEVIPRALAENAGLDPIDMLVALRSAHEKGQKNAGLDVFKGEPTDMLKAGVIEPLRVKTQAISSGTESATMILRIDDVIASSRASMPAGGGGMPPGGGYPGMGEY